In one window of Ovis aries strain OAR_USU_Benz2616 breed Rambouillet chromosome 3, ARS-UI_Ramb_v3.0, whole genome shotgun sequence DNA:
- the LOC101121003 gene encoding taste receptor type 2 member 31-like, with the protein MTTLVSSILSILLVTEFVLGNFVNGFIALVNCNDWVRKQKISSADGILTALAVCRIVLLWTILINWYATMYNPALYSLRIVIRVAWTVSNHFSNWLATSLSIFYLFKIANFSSLIFLHLKWRVKSVVLMMMLGTSLILFFQVAVLGIDETIQTSEYERNITEKTKLRDFLHLSNMTLLTLTNFIPFSMSLTSFLLLIFFLWKHLRKMQLNGQRSQDPSTKVHIKAMQTVISFLFLFATYILTVILTIWNSNELRKEPVQMLLQALAITYPSMHSFILVWTNRNLTQTFPSFLWQPRCWLKVKGTR; encoded by the coding sequence ATGACAACTTTAGTATCGAGCATTCTTTCCATTCTACTGGTGACAGAATTTGTTTTGGGAAATTTTGTGAATGGTTTCATAGCACTGGTGAACTGCAATGACTGGGTCAGGAAACAAAAGATCTCCTCAGCTGATGGGATTCTCACTGCTCTGGCAGTCTGCAGAATTGTTTTGCTCTGGACAATATTAATAAATTGGTATGCAACTATGTATAATCCAGCTCTATATAGTTTAAGAATTGTTATCCGTGTTGCCTGGACAGTAAGCAACCATTTTAGTAACTGGCTTGCTACTAGCCtcagtatattttatttgttcaagATAGCTAATTTCTCCAGCTTAATTTTTCTTCACCTGAAGTGGAGAGTTAAAAGTGTAGTTCTCATGATGATGTTGGGGACttcattgattttgttttttcaggTTGCAGTGTTAGGTATAGATGAAACTATTCAGACAAGCGAATATGAAAGAAACATCACTGAGAAGACCAAATTGAGGGACTTTTTACACCTTTCAAATATGACCCTGCTCACACTAACAAACTTCATACCCTTCAGTATGTCCCTGACATCTTTTCTGCTGCTAATCTTTTTCCTGTGGAAACATCTCAGGAAGATGCAGCTCAACGGCCAAAGATCCCAAGATCCCAGCACCAAGGTCCACATAAAAGCCATGCAAACTGtcatctcctttcttttcctgtttgccACTTACATCCTGACTGTAATTTTAACAATTTGGAATTCTAATGAGCTGCGGAAGGAACCGGTCCAAATGCTTTTGCAGGCCCTTGCAATCACCTATCCTTCAATGCACTCATTTATCCTGGTTTGGACAAACAGGAACTTAACACAGACCTTTCCGTCATTTCTATGGCAGCCAAGATGCTGGCTAAAAGTAAAAGGAACTAGGTAG
- the SMIM10L1 gene encoding small integral membrane protein 10-like protein 1 produces the protein MATTAAPSSLALRASSPVATPSSYGVFCKGLSRTLLAFFELAWQLRMNFPYFYIAGSVVLNIRLQVHF, from the coding sequence ATGGCCACCACGGCGGCTCCATCATCTTTGGCCCTCAGGGCCTCGAGCCCGGTCGCGACCCCCAGCTCGTACGGGGTCTTCTGCAAGGGGCTTTCCCGCACCCTGCTCGCCTTCTTCGAGCTGGCCTGGCAGCTGCGCATGAACTTCCCGTATTTCTACATCGCGGGCTCCGTCGTTCTCAACATCCGCTTGCAGGTACATTTTTAG